The following proteins are encoded in a genomic region of Triticum dicoccoides isolate Atlit2015 ecotype Zavitan chromosome 1B, WEW_v2.0, whole genome shotgun sequence:
- the LOC119340907 gene encoding protein SRC2-like — MASRTVDVTLVSARDLRDVNLVSKMEVYAIVYIAGDPISRERVLADRTGGRNPTWNATVRVTVPASGSGSGALRVLLRTERPLGDRDVGEVILPLTEILAGAGDEPTGATQGAYKVRKVGSSKVHGVLNLSYKLGGVIHPPAGQYQQVGATGYLAAAAAPYASAPPPEQLSYPYPCPPPTMVRPLRISSR, encoded by the coding sequence ATGGCGAGCAGGACGGTGGATGTCACCCTTGTCTCCGCGAGGGACCTCAGGGACGTCAACCTCGTCTCCAAGATGGAGGTCTACGCGATCGTCTACATCGCCGGCGACCCCATCTCCCGGGAGCGGGTCCTCGCCGACCGCACCGGCGGCCGCAACCCCACCTGGAACGCCACTGTCCGCGTCACGGTCCCAGCCTCCGGCTCCGGCAGCGGCGCTCTGCGCGTGCTCCTCCGCACAGAGCGCCCCCTCGGCGACCGTGACGTGGGCGAGGTGATCCTCCCGCTTACCGAGATCCTagccggcgccggcgacgagccaaCTGGCGCCACGCAAGGCGCCTACAAGGTGCGCAAGGTCGGCTCTAGCAAGGTTCACGGCGTGCTCAACCTCTCCTATAAGCTCGGAGGAGTCATCCACCCACCCGCCGGCCAGTACCAGCAGGTGGGAGCGACGGGGTACCTGGCGGCAGCCGCTGCGCCGTACGCGTCTGCTCCGCCGCCGGAGCAGCTCAGCTACCCGTACCCGTGCCCACCCCCGACAATGGTTCGGCCGCTGCGCATCAGCAGCCGGTAA